tgtaatatataattatctaaCTGTTAGTTGACCTGATGATAGATTACTGATCTGTGATATGTTCACAGATTGTGAAGACTTGGGTGAAGAATATTAGTCGTGCTAAAGGTTTTAATGAGCAGATGGTCCATGAGGCAAATGCGAAAATTTTCACTTTTGGTTCTTATAGACTTGGTGTACGGaattttatcttctttttttctttacattattttggttattttatatcatatttttccatttccattttcattttcctttcataattttctttttgaatgatGTTTCCTGTTAATGGGATGCAACCATAGCTACTCCGAATTATTTGTGCTGTTAGTGGGATTCTGTGTATAAAGATGGTCTTTTTGGTGGTTGGCGAATCTCAAGACTATTAATGGTCCATCCTTTTTCTTAAGtgttttatgtaatttttaaggttTTATCCGAATAAATATTATGGTACCTGCTCTCCTGACTATTTTACACAGCCACAATTTAATTGGGCTGTTCTCATCTCGTGGTTATCGTACGTATTGATTGCTGATTCCTGTCATACtatttatgtttatatgatcGGTGATCTCTTAGGGCCAATTTCGTATACCACTCGCAAATTCATGAATGATCTCTTTCTTAGTCCGTTTTGTTTCATTGCTTATGGCCACAGAAGATCTGTACTAATTTCTTTATCTATGAAACTTAGTTAAAATTTgtgttgcaatttcagaaataaTATTTGCTAGGCTTTTGAGCATCATCATATAAAGCAAGTTGAGTCAGATGGCTACATCACTTGATTTACTTGCAAAACACTGAAGCCTGTTAGATTTGTTGGCTGTGTTCTAAAAAATGCAGAGCAAAAGCATGTAAATGGATGACTAGAGGATGGACATAATGGGATTGTGATTCTTTTGTGTATTCCAATCTCATGTATTCTTAATCCAAATTTTGTGTACAAGTCTACGGAGATCAGTCAGATTtaagatattttcattttgtactTGAAGCTTTAACAAATTCATAATTAAGATATCTTCATTTTCTACTTGAAGCTTTAACAAATTGATAATTTCACTTTTGGGCGAAATATGATGTGGAGTTATATGTTTATTCTTAAAATGACGAGTCTGGGCCAGGAATAAATTACAGCTGAGAAATCTTATCTTGGTGTGTTGCAAAGTTATGAATTTATTCTCAACAAGTTCCGTAGGAATTGCCTCCAaagatttgattattttatttttcattatgttTAATACTTGACAGGTGCACAGCCCTGGTGCAGATATTGATACATTGTGTGTTGGACCAAAACACGCTACTCGACATGTAGGTTACTTTCTTCATATTTGTACAATACCTGTGGAAATGAATAGTTGACAAGTGGGAAATATCACTTTTTATTTCACATGCAGGAAGACTTTTTTGGTGAACTTTACAGAATGTTGTCAGAGATGCCTGATGTACAAGAGCTGCATCCTGTACCAGATGCTCACGTGCCAGTCATGAAGTTCAAGTTCAATGGTGTTTCTATTGATCTGCTTTATGCAAATGTGTCTCTCTGGGTCATTCCCGAAGTGTGTAAATTTATCCTTGGTATTTTCATGCAATTTTATTGTAAGACATAGGATGCTAGTTTTTTATGATGTCGTGTACACCACCAGTAACTACTGCACGAAGTAGTTGGACTTGCGTGCTTGTATCTTGCTATTTgatttgtttcttttgtgatgtCTGTGCGAATCTGAATCAGCCATAGTTATGACTTGATGTACATAAATTACTGGTTTTAAGAGTATAATCTCACCTTTAAATCTAGCTTAACTAACAGTTGGCTGTTATTCACTGATGGATTCAAGCACTGATGATTCATCACATTTGGTTTTTCCCGTTGTGTAGGTGAAAATCTGAGGGTAACATTTAAGTATGTTTGTTGTTCGGTAACCAGATTGTTTTAAAATGGAGAAATGCTGCTTGGATGTATCCTCAAttctgttattttaaaatggggAAATGCCACTCCTATGCATTCTAAGTTCTGTGACAATTGGTTTCATTTTGTTTTGACAGTTGATGTCTTGAGACTATAACAATTTGGAACAGGATGTGTTTTAGGTCTACCAACTCTTTGTATCCTTTTTCTTGTCCAAGTTGCGTTGTTTTGTATATCAAAGTCCTTGCTTGGAGATTGCAATGCACTGGTATTTCCTTGATTACTTTTTTTGTCTTATTTGCTGGGCATATCCTTTCTTTTTTCTCCTTGAAACATAGCCGAAAATTTCTGCTTTCGAGTACTCTATGTTGTAGACTTGTTTTTGCCATTGAAATAAATGTGGTTCTCTGGATAATTACTAATTATGTTCCTTGAGCATCTTTACATGTCTGTCTCCAGGACTTGGATGTTTCACAAGATTCTATACTACAAAATGTAGATGATCAGACTGTTCGTAGTCTCAATGGATGCAGAGTGACTGATCAAATATTACGTTTGGTCCCAAATATTCAGGTGTGAATGCCGGGCCGGGTCTGCATATTAATTTTTGTTctgaaaaattcattttttactTAATATTTGTAACATTTAGAATTTCCGTACTGCTTTGCGAAGTATGAGGCTGTGGGCTAAACGCCGTGGAGTTTATTCAAATGTAAGTATATCAGGACTGTACTCGTTTTCTCAGCCATCCTGTGGTGTAGCAATATCAATTGTATAACCATTTTGACTATTTTTAATAACTCTCTTCTTCCTTTAATATGCTTTCTGATTTGGTCAGGTAACTGGTTTCCTTGGTGGCATTAATTGGGCATTGCTTGTTGCCCGAATTTGCCAGCTTTACCCAAATGCACTGGCCAGCATGCTGGTCTCTCGGTTTTTTCGGGTCTATAACTTGTGGCGCTGGCCTAATCCTGTTATGTTGTGTCCAATTGAAGAGGGATCTTTAGGGCTTTCTTTTTGGGATCCGAGAAGAAATTACAAGGACAGATTACATCTGATGCCCATAATTACGCCTGCATATCCCTGTATGAACTCTAGCTACAACGTGTCAAATAGCACATTGCGTGTCATGATGGAAGAATTTCGAAGAGGAAATGAAAATTGCGAGGTATTTCAGTTTGCTGTCACCTTTTTATGGTTTTGAGCATTTCTGTTCAAACTGTCGTTGGTTAGATATGCTTTTAGTGCTGTTATGATTTCATTCTCAATTCAGATGTTCTTCTTGCTTTAAACTGAGTTAATTCTCGGGATGGGATGGGATTAGATGTACTCTAGGATCTGCAGATTCTGGAAAAAAGCTCACGAGCGGCAGTCAGTCTTTACGGATTTTAGTTTTTACTGTTTTCATCTATTGACGGAACATGCTTATGCAGCCTAAGTTAGGCTTCAATACCTGCTAATAATACTAGCTATCACCTCACGTGCCTTTCATATgcttccttatttgttccaagaTCTACCAGTCCGATTTGTCATTTTATGCTTATACTAGCTTCTGTTATTTTTCATGAAAGACAATTGAAGCAAACAAGTCTATCTGGGATGCTCTTTTTGAACCTTTCGCTTTCTTTGAAGCGTACAAGAATTATCTACAGATAGATATAGCATCAGAGACTGATGAGGACTCGAGGAATTGGAAAGGTTGGGTTGAATCCCGAATACGCTTGCTTACTTTGAAGGTTAGCGGAAGTGTCTTCTTGAGCTCTTTGTTGTCGGGTTAAAACATGATATGTTGAGTTTATTCCTGTTGCATAATTTTCTTGTGGtcatttgatttttattcaGATTGAAAGGGACACAAATGGGGTACTTCAGTGCCATCCACACCCTGGTGAATTTTCAGACAAATCTAAGCCATTTCAACATAGTTATTTTATGGGCTTGCGAAGGAAACAAGACACTAATCCTCAGGAAGGCAAACAATTTGATATAAGGATGACGGTTGAGGATTTTAAAAGGGATGTTTATGCATACTCATTCTGGAAACCGACAATGTGGATTCATGTTTGTCATGTCAAACGAAAAGACATACCCAACTTCGTCTTCCCTGGTGGAACCCGTCCTTCACCTCCTGTTAAAAGTGCCAATGAGAGTCGCTCATCCCTAATGTCACTTGCGTCAAACACATCTCAAGCCGATACTGCAATGAGCCGGAAGAAGAGAAGACAAGATGAAGTCACCAAAGGAGTTAGCTTGTCAGGGTCCTCAAGCATGTCCATATCTACTAGTGATGCAACTTTGTTGGATGAAACTGTGGCAAGAAAACAATTCAAACGTGATTTTGATGACAGTGTAAATAACTCGAAACATTCTGAAGATATATCTGA
This window of the Primulina huaijiensis isolate GDHJ02 unplaced genomic scaffold, ASM1229523v2 scaffold20025, whole genome shotgun sequence genome carries:
- the LOC140966058 gene encoding nuclear poly(A) polymerase 1-like isoform X1; this encodes MGSPGSNNIPAGAHVGLSGPISTGGPTEFDVIKTRQLEKFLADAGLYESHEEAIKREEVLGRLDQIVKTWVKNISRAKGFNEQMVHEANAKIFTFGSYRLGVHSPGADIDTLCVGPKHATRHEDFFGELYRMLSEMPDVQELHPVPDAHVPVMKFKFNGVSIDLLYANVSLWVIPEDLDVSQDSILQNVDDQTVRSLNGCRVTDQILRLVPNIQNFRTALRSMRLWAKRRGVYSNVTGFLGGINWALLVARICQLYPNALASMLVSRFFRVYNLWRWPNPVMLCPIEEGSLGLSFWDPRRNYKDRLHLMPIITPAYPCMNSSYNVSNSTLRVMMEEFRRGNENCETIEANKSIWDALFEPFAFFEAYKNYLQIDIASETDEDSRNWKGWVESRIRLLTLKIERDTNGVLQCHPHPGEFSDKSKPFQHSYFMGLRRKQDTNPQEGKQFDIRMTVEDFKRDVYAYSFWKPTMWIHVCHVKRKDIPNFVFPGGTRPSPPVKSANESRSSLMSLASNTSQADTAMSRKKRRQDEVTKGVSLSGSSSMSISTSDATLLDETVARKQFKRDFDDSVNNSKHSEDISDNHEITGLVVSMSSVVPSVSSVASSDSSAREKPVNSHFSLRTVGQEGSMKIINEIVEGMELKSEVQRHGKAEETTPLEFISEKQDVGAGAAGKENISCSKNQQNGDSEELEPLEMTATPTTESPSASVTAQKPLIRFSFTSLAKAGN
- the LOC140966058 gene encoding nuclear poly(A) polymerase 1-like isoform X2 translates to MVHSPGADIDTLCVGPKHATRHEDFFGELYRMLSEMPDVQELHPVPDAHVPVMKFKFNGVSIDLLYANVSLWVIPEDLDVSQDSILQNVDDQTVRSLNGCRVTDQILRLVPNIQNFRTALRSMRLWAKRRGVYSNVTGFLGGINWALLVARICQLYPNALASMLVSRFFRVYNLWRWPNPVMLCPIEEGSLGLSFWDPRRNYKDRLHLMPIITPAYPCMNSSYNVSNSTLRVMMEEFRRGNENCETIEANKSIWDALFEPFAFFEAYKNYLQIDIASETDEDSRNWKGWVESRIRLLTLKIERDTNGVLQCHPHPGEFSDKSKPFQHSYFMGLRRKQDTNPQEGKQFDIRMTVEDFKRDVYAYSFWKPTMWIHVCHVKRKDIPNFVFPGGTRPSPPVKSANESRSSLMSLASNTSQADTAMSRKKRRQDEVTKGVSLSGSSSMSISTSDATLLDETVARKQFKRDFDDSVNNSKHSEDISDNHEITGLVVSMSSVVPSVSSVASSDSSAREKPVNSHFSLRTVGQEGSMKIINEIVEGMELKSEVQRHGKAEETTPLEFISEKQDVGAGAAGKENISCSKNQQNGDSEELEPLEMTATPTTESPSASVTAQKPLIRFSFTSLAKAGN